From the Trifolium pratense cultivar HEN17-A07 linkage group LG4, ARS_RC_1.1, whole genome shotgun sequence genome, the window CTTTTAGAATTATAAGTACAACTGTACAAGGTACTTTGTCAAATTGTACTCTGTATCGCTCATAAGAGTCAGTTACTTCCCTCTGCATTTGgaatatttatatttcatatatAACTTCGCTTCTGATTATTTCAATCTATAAGTTTGCCTATTTATTAAAAGTTATTGGGATAGCTTTCTCTAAGTTTTCTTGACTACAGATGAATTGTAACAgttcttgttttgtttttcatatTTTGCTTTTCCCCCTGTATTAATTTCTGTAAGGCCTATAAGGAAGATATTTGTTTGCAGATTCTGTAGAGAACTTGATGAAAGAAACCCATGAACTGGGAGGTTCTGATGTGGTGGTTGATCGAGCAACACCTAAGGCAAGATTTTTTAGAGCAACTCTATTACAAAATAACAGTTTGATGATGGAAAGATAGACTATTGTACATGCCTTTTCTTATGACTTTTGCAAATAAGATATTATGTCATTTTGGCAGGAAGATGATTTCAAGCCAATTGGCAGAACCAGAACGACACAAGGAGGATATGGTGCATATAATCCATATAGTTCTGCACCAACTAGATATGCAGCACTTGGTGCTCCAACTATGTATGATCATCCTGGTTCAATTTATGGAAGTAAGCATGGAAACattgatattaaattaaaattattatgtaccaatttttatttatttattatttattaattcttATAGTTGCTGCATACTGACTGTTTTAAATGGTAAATTAGGGTCAGAACCTGTTCGTGGAATGAGcaaaaagatttttgttggtCGTCTTCCCCCGGAGGCAACCACTGAGGATCTTCGCCTGTATTTTGGCAGATTTGGCCATATAATAGATGCTTATATACCTAGGGTAAGatttcaaataaaacaaatacaaGTGTTAAAAGCTGGATAACCCATCTGTCTATTTTGATCTAGGATGTCAAGAGATCTGGTCATAGAGGTTTTGGTTTTGTGACTTTTGCGGACGAGGGTGTTGCAGATCGTGTCTCTCGGAGATCTCATGAAATTTGTGGACATCAggtactttaattttttattttttgttgctgTGCATTATGACCCTACTTGGATCTATCCTTCCTTTTTTCTCTTTCCCTCATTtggaaatgaaaatgaaataagTCGATGTATTTAAGATTCACAACCCTCCCCCCTCCTTAGTCCTTACCACTTGCAGTGATCTACTTGACATTATATCAGTATGCAGTGATTGCACTGAATCATAACAGACATGTACAGTAGACCTACATGACCTGTTCATGCAGACTCCTTCTGACCTAGCATCATGTCAAAAATGTCCAGTTGAAATCCAATGATGGTTCTGTTTGTTGTGTATACTTGTGTATTTAAGGCTGCATAAATTCATTCTTCTGAAACTTGACTTACCATGTATTCCTTATTTCGTATAAACTTGTGTACAAGAGCGTGTTTGAAATGTATACAAGTGTttataaatgattttatttCTTTGCATCATGCTCTGCAGGTTGCCATAGATTCAGCCGCCCCTCTTGATGAGGCAGGGCCCAGTGGGAACACTATGTTGAATAGCATGGATACTCTCAGGGGATATGGCGGACCTGTGAGGCCTTATTTTGATCAAAGTCCTGTGAGGCCACCTTATGGGAGAATGTACGATAACCTGGACTTCGATGATGTGAGTATTAGACTATAtagattcatttttattatcattTGCATTGCTGAAAAAATGTGATAAATTGATAGAAAGCTGAAGAAAACTTGAGAGATTTGAGAGAATCTGAAATTTGTACTTTCTGAActctgaagacctagcttgcaaCTAATTACATAGCACAGTATTTATAGATTCAAGTTGATGGTTGTAGTTAACATTTAGACTCTGTTACTgacaaatatactttttttggTAAACATAATTAAAGAGCAGAAATACAGATTGACAAATATACTTATAATACACTTGAATGATTTTATAATTGGTAAGAAATTGTAAATTAGGTTATTTGTCAAGCATTTGCCCTTTTTTTGGAATCTACTAGACCCTTACTATGTATTGTTTCCTGTTGTACTCATCTTGCAATTAAACTGTAATGCTTgtgtttttttatcattattaaaaagatggatgatatatattttttgaagtgTTCCTTGGATGTAAAAGAATGGACAATAAAATATTGGAATACTGAATCTAGTTCCATGCTTCTTGCTTTTGgttattattcttattttttgttgctatttgtttattttgcagTGGAGTTATGGAGTTGCTAGTAGAAGACCATCAAGAGCAGATTGGAGATATAGACCATATTAGGAGGGTATGGTTTAATTGGCTGCAATGCATTCCAAACGCTGGGTTCCATGAACTGCTGTGAAGGTCTTCTATTaagaatggtttcaaaaatttatCAGTACCAAGCTGGATTTTAATTTATACATTGTAAAaccaaataaattatttttttgcccAGCTTTAATCTTGTATTCTTTTATTggtttataagaattttttgCGGATCCTCTTGCATGTTGTCTTTTTGCCAGTTTAGTAATTATCCAATTTATACTCAAACTAGTATTGTGGTTAGCGACAAACCTTAAGAACTTGTgcaacataaattttttaaaacgtTATTATTTCCAAAGAAAACCCGCCGTTGCTGGTAGTGGTTAGAGGTACACTTCCCCTACTGCCATCTATGGCAGCACATTGTCAAAAACTACTGCTGATAGACTTGTGTAGCGTGTCTCGATCAACAGGGTGAGTACTTGCACGCTCCAATAAACATGTTTATCCATAAAGGGTGATGTCAAAATATTTATAGAAGAAAGTCCGTCCACATAATTCACTgtgctttatatatacaaacAACTCATAACTAGGTACAAAGAATGATGTAATGAGAGCTTTCTAACACATGCCAATTACATCAAATGGCATTAAGACAATGCAGAATATTCTTTTATAACCTGGTCAAAACAACTCTCAATGACTTCAGGCATGTACATGGGAATGGCTGGTGAAGCAGCTGCCTAAAGATCTTATCTGGGCATATTTGGGGAATGAAAATACTTTGCAAATCTTGGAAGCTTGATGGTCCTGTTGTACAGGTGTGATGCTTCTCATACTTTCTGCTTTCAACTGTGCCCTTCTAAGTTTCTTTAGAATTTTATCCATTGTTGAGGATCTCTTCTTTTCCAATTTCATCTGTGTCAAACATTATCATGGTCAGAAAGATATTACAAATGCCCCTGCTGTTGTTATGAACACTCACTGCATTTATATTCTTAGCTTTATAATACTGCAGTAATAATTTGACTGATAATAGGGTGAAACCACCTATTTGTGTCTAATTCTTAGCTTAATCTTGCTCTTAATCATTATATGAATACAAATTTGTGTCTAATTCTGAACACTAGATATCCTtggtattataaattaaaataaacacattGTAATGAATAAAAATACCTCAAGTTTCCTTATTTCAGCTTCTGCCTTTGCTTTCTGCAAATTCTCCCACGCGATGATTTTGGCTTCCTCTCTCTGTAACCTACGCCAAAAAAAAGAAGCTCATGGATGAATGGATAAGTAAACCAATCCCATTATCTGGGGTGAGATTCAGATATCTTGCCAACGATGATATATATAACTGAAAACACAATGGTATGCATTTGCAGCCTCAACTGTAAGAGTTTCAGAGTATAGTATTTGGCATTTATGAGACATACTTGGAAGTGTCCAAAGTTGACTCTTCAATATCCCAACATGAAACTTGAGCATCAACACCACTCTCTCTCATTTCTGTTCTATGCATTGGGACATTTTTTGTCACTTTGGCTCCATGTCTCTTGGATCCCCTAGTAACAGTGGCTTGACTGTCAACTTCCACATCTCTGACTTCTAATTTAGGATAATGGCAATATTCTTGATATATGGCCAAAGTTGCAGCAGACTTTGGAGATAAATCTGCATCATTCTCTGTTTCTGTAGGACTCATTTGAGTACCTTTATCACATCTTGGAACAAGAGACATCTCAGTTTCCTCATTATTCATTCCATCATATTCCTCATCTGTAAATTAAAATaacagaaaaaaatttaaatatgtagATTGTTGGATCTTGGACAGTGTTGTCAAACAGTGTCTATACCATTGCAGAATTTAAACAAATCACTATTGCTTCACAGtacactatttagtacaaagtgttgttAAAAATAGTGATTATAGCACTTGCAATTCTTAAAGGAATTTGTtcaatttgaacaaattgctatTATTTTGCAATTGGCTACATTGATCTCAGATGTCAACATGTAATAGTAGTATATAGATGTCAGCTtgtaaatatatgaaatttacTTTTGGTAGTATTTATTATTACCTTGAGAAGTAGGAGATGAAGGGTCACACAGCAAATCAGATTCAGAACACATGTGTCCAGTAGACATTGATGAATTCCTTACACCATTCTGGTTGAGCACAGGACTAGAATATTGAATTCCATGGTCAATGTCATAACCAAAAACTGTACCATGTgggtcatcatcatcataatgaTGAACAGAAACAGCAACAGGTGCCAACACCCCAGTTGAAAAAGGAGAACTAACCATTAAATTCCTCACAACAAAACCTTGTCTAAGTTGTGTACCTGATGGTGAATAATTTGAGTATAGAGCCATTCCAGGAGGAGGAACAATTGGACCACTAATTGATTTGGGTCTacgttgttgatgttgttgtgtaTGTGAAGTTCTTCTGCTATCAGTATATGATGCTGAAACTGGACTACAAATCCATCTTTCAGCTTCATCCCATTTTGAAGGCATTGTTCTTCCACCACTGAATGGTGTTAAACCAGACATAGTGTGTCTTCTGCTGCTGTTGTTGCTGCCTGCATGCTTTGATACTCTCTCTGAGCTCCACCCTTTGTTGTTCTCATACCTTCTTGTTCTGTCCCTATAATATGGTGCTCCTGGACTTGGGAAAGAACCCATGTTGGAGGAAACTGAAGCTGAAACAGAAGCAGAAGAGTCCTTCTTGATGTCACCCAGTGAGTTTGAGAGTTCCATTTGGAGGTTACCAAGCACACAGTAATTTCAGTACTAAAAAGGAAAGCTAGACTTATTTTGGCCCATCTGCTcttgtttctattttatttgAAGAGAGATACTAATAATACATTATGTAAcacctttcattttttttaaactcgGTATCCGACTCAAAAACCCGACTAATCTAAACGATCCAATTTCATTGTCTTCTTATGGTGGTCTCATTTAAAATCAGAGTTTAGCTCTATATGGACTAGCCTATAAAAATGGTACTATGAAGAATTAAACCCGAGACCTTTAAAGAAACACACTCCAAGTTCTCAAATCAACACCACCAAACCAACCACTAGGCTACACATTCCATTTTATTCGTTGAAAAGAGTCTTTTTGAGAGTGGTTTGATGCTTGATatgtaactttttcttttttacttttatgtGAGGTTGATATATCATGATGTACTTAAATCTGAAAGATTCGTTTTACCCCCAAAaggaaaaatgtaaaattttgaCCAGTCATGGAGCATGACTCAAATTCTCAAACAAAGTTAAGTAGAGTAGTGGTTATGTAAAAAAGTATAAAGTGAAATACTAAGTGATTAataaatttcactaaaaaaaagaattgtttgCGAAAATTTAAGTTTGATTATGTATTAAATAATTTCTTAGCCAGATTTCAATTACATCGCTATCTATTTTTCCAGGACtaaagaattaaaaaacaaaaacgaagTACAGTGCCTAATAGTGAGATTGTACCTAAAGTTAAGACTACAAGAACTAGAAAAACAGCTGGtgcaaaatcattttattattattaatcataGATTCATATGGTTGGTTatagtaaattattcaatattcaTTTATATAAGTTCCCTTACCTCTCagcaaaagaaaatttaaaaaataattgttgatATTTTGTCGTGTTGCTTTGATCGGTGGTCGGTTTAAAGTAACGTTTTGTGTTGGGTTAGGGTGGGGGGACATTCTAAGAATGCGGACATGTTATATATTGAGAGGAGACACATCACGTTAGACCATACCCCAATCAATTATGCATTTTGTTTTAGGATGAGAATGAATACATACATTTGATGAGTAATATTTAGGAAAATTGCCCTGAAATTTTATTAGGTACCCTCAGGATAAAAATGTAAGAGATTGAATCTCTAACTGTCAAGGAGTAATACATATGACCTCAAACGTTCTAGATCATGTTCAAAATTACTCCTTTATAGAGGTTTTTCATGGAAGTCAATGACATACACACCCTTAACATTTGTGGGACAGTTAGATTCATCTCAACGACTATTATCACTTTTAATGACAACTACTGTTAGCTAGCACAGacagttataacttataacatTCTTCCCTTATATAAGGGCAAGCTTTGACACAATATATacaattcaatcatttttcacTTTCACTACTTTAATCATATACTGACTCAAACGTTAAAGTATTTACGTGTCTTATAGATATCTTCTCCACCATGAGGCACCATACCTAAAGTCTATCACCAACCATTTCAGATATTAGAATCAGAGTCATCTGATTCTACCTTGCGCAGATAACTAATTATTTAAAATGTTCAAATTTTTACCACTTGAATCATTATTATATTGTTGGTGAagtgatttatatattttaatttcttaaaattatgATAAGGATATGATGTACAAACTGAAGTGATTGCTCCTATATGTAAATCTTAGTTTGTTTTTGACAGAAAATGTAAATCTTAGTTGAAATTTGTAGTTATTTTCATAACTTATTGgagttttctaacttagaccctagttaggtctaagttagcaaggtgcaccttttcaattggaccaaaatacccattttttttaattaattaaccaaaatacccatcaatggacgcggatccagtgtcacgcgcgtaccgaaggaccatggttacagaccgttgatttccatcagacagccaagatctgatctcatcaagactgtctgatcaatccgacagcccagatcatcctgatccatcagattccagcgggtgcgccacactggattacaccctggagagagaaaaatttgctttttaaaagtaggacacgtgtcacacaatggttggctgggcgtgatttttgttcatttaatactttgaactcaattatttcgttgtaaattaattttttattttttattttttataccaaaattcataatttttttttctacaaatagagacttggttcgtttgatttggacaccgaaaaaaaaaatgcaatttttcactaccttaatctcattttttgtctactaaatacgttacttgtgtgttgtaatttaacacgcaccactcaaccaactcactgaaaccattataccaggaaaatagtagataatattctggaacttttggtatattttatgaaatttttggagacctgaaactatttttagttaattaaatgagataaaacggtaattaaaaactagtgtttgcttttgaaaccattttactggtagaatggttgcacatagttgtattctgaaaccattttactggtagaatggtttcaatgagtaatttattaattgtgtttgcttctgaaaccatttatctggtacaatggtttcagagagttgtaatctgaaaccattttgctggtagaatggtttcagtaagttgattattagttatttgcttctgaaaccatttagcttgtagaatggttgcacatagttgtattctgaaaccattttactggtagaatggtttcagtgagtaatttattgattgtgtttgcttctgaaaccatttatctggtacaatggtttcagagagttgtaatctgaaaccattttgctagtagaatggtttcagtgagttgatgtaaggtagtgaaaaatgagattaaggtagtgaaaaattgggtttttttttctgtgtccaaatcaaacgaaccaagtctctatttgtagagaaaaaaaaattatgaattttggtataaaaaaaaaataaaaaattaatttacaacgaaataattgagttcaaagtattaaatggaaaaaaatcacgcccagccgatcagacagcgacacgtgtcctgcttttaaaaagtagattcttctctctccagggtgtaatccagtgtggtgcatgcgctggaatctgatggattcagatgatctgggctgtctgattgatcagacagtcttgatgagatcagatcttggctgtctgatggaaatcaacggtttgtaaccatggtcctgcggtacgcgcgcgacactggatccgcgtccctTGATGGTagtttggttaattaattaaaaagaatgagtatttttgtccaactgaaaaggtgcaccttgctaacttagacccaactgggtctaagttagcagcccatGATGTACAAACTGAAGTGATTGCTCCTATATGTAAAtcttagtttgtttttttgacagaaaatgTAAATCTTAGTTGAAATTTGTAGTTATTTTCATAACttattatatgattttaattataaaaaagaaaggaTTAGGATGTGGACAAAAGCACCGTGAgacatattattattcatatattataGACTCCCAAGACGACCCACCCTTCCATTTgtcatatcttatttaaattgCAAAATACAAACGTCCTCACATGCAGTGGGCCTCTTAAGCTGAGATTTGGTTAAATTTTACActtaaatttgtttttcatgTGATAGAAGTTGACATAAAATAGTAAGAGTAAAAATTCGTTCACTTGAAACTCAAAATCATTTGCTTAATAATTATTTGGCTTAAGATTGCATTATTTGCATATATTGAACTTGatttttgactaaaataatcaagtttactTATTTTTTGGGCAAACACTTTCAGATTACTTAAGACTAATTAATATTTATCCTATGATCCGGAGGAGGTAagacaaacaaaaatatttgtttaataaGTGTTTGATTGATTAAGCATTTGAAGTATTTGAATACTACTAGTATATCCACcgcaattatttattaattttagtcTAAAATAATGTGTTTTGATCCGTTTCAAAAAATAATGTGTTTTGAAACGTgtgctaatttttttataaatggtCAGTTTTGTCAAACAAAAGGTATACATAAGTGGCAAGTGTTTAAGGTGTTTTGCatatgaattatatatatatatctaaaaaaaattaaaattgacatATCTAATGTAGCTACAAGTTGGGTGAATTCTAAGGTGTTTTTCAGGTTGAATGATTCAAATTCATTGAAAGGAGTCACTTGCTCCAACTATACTAGGATTTGAAATGCCAAACTATGCAACAAAAAGTATGTACTAGCTTTAATGTTATGCTAAAAAATacagttttgattttttttattctatgtTAAAATTGAGATATTTAATCTCTTGCTTCATTCTactttcaattttgatggtGTGTCATATCATTAATGACATAACACTTTAGACTATGCTTATGTAGCTGtgatctctttttctttttcttttttcaatatcTTAAACCAGATTTATATTTActtaaataaaacataaaaaaatttaaaaaaaaattaaaaattaaattaaccttCATCTTCATGAACCCTAATCTAAGTAAATAacttttgtacaaaaaaaagagaaaaatgatttttttttttaaggaagagaaaaatgacatgacatagaaaaatagatatttttattaaatgcTAATGCTAATATAAAATTACTTTAAAGTGACAatgcattaaaaatattttgtgacagttgacaaaaaaatatattttgtcacATAATTTCTCCTCTTATCACTAACTCACACATATCTATCATCGATCTTTCATAGTGGAAGGTCAAATACAAGTGTGTTGGTATAATTGTGCTCATCTAACAGTCAACTGTTAATCTTTTATGGTTAGCAGAATCTGGATCAAAGTCCTAGAATCCATGGATTTTGCGACTTTGCTTACTCTCAAGGATCTGAATCCTAAGTGAAATCTAAAAACAGAGTAAAATCCTTGCAAAATCGCTGTAAAATCTGCGATTTCGTATGGATTCCACCGATTCTGGGCTTTTTTATTTGGGTAATTTTGGAATGGGTAAAGACAACCCATTTCAGTTTTTACTATATATTTGTCATCTTACATATATATTTACTATTATGTGTTGAATCCATCGATTTTCGATTATGCGATCTTGATTTCCCCTTTCGATCCCACAAAATTGATTGAGTAGAATCCTTGGATTTTGGCTGCGATTTACGATTTTTCGATCTTACTATCCTCTATGGATCTAAAGCAAAATCCCGAGTCTTTTACCTTCATATTCTCTAGGTGTGACTTTCCATTGAGATTTATGGAAAAGAACTCATTGTGGTAATCCTCCATAAATATGCTTTTGAACAAAGCTACATTTTCATGACTTAGTAAACTTTTCAAAGGTCCAACCTCTGCCCCAAATTTTGGGTTGAAGAATGTAGCAATAGATATTCTATTTCTCTGTTCACTACAGCCCTGTGCTCTATGCTGGTCTAAACACCATTGCTTATAACCAGTAGTACAAAATTATCATGCTAGTATATTTCATGAAAAATGTAccttattaaaataaaacttagCCAAAATTGTTCCTACCAAGAATCAAATTCGGGTTTTCACAGATGATTCGTTCCAGGAGAAACTCATTAAACACTTGAGCCAAATGCCTTAGTTATTAATATACTACATTTTAATAATTATgaacattgaaaaaaaattgagacctagctaaataattatttattatgtatTAGGTTAATAATTAAATCCGATTAATTAAATTATCTTGAATCagttaaattatattattatccaataatttagtaaattaatatgaaataacattatacaaaaaataaaactaaattaagataaaataaataaatattggtTTATTTAGTTGAAGCATTTTTGCACAAAACATACTCTAATTTTTATTGTATTCTCTAATTattttcattgtaatcaagagAAGAggatttgataattttttttgagaaaatagaaaatacactgacagtgtaaaatagaTTTACATTGACATGACATCCAATGTCTTGTATTCCGTCaaatcacaaaaatattttcaacttACTTGTATGACATTataaattgatgattttttattggataatcgtgtaaaaatattttacacggTAAGTGCATATTcattaaactcaatttttttttccattttatttctTCTCATAATAAAACATGTTTATATAATGTTATCAAAATAGTATAGACAGATCCCATCCAAGGAGGGATTAGGCCCTGGAATTTGTGGAACAGAAGTCGGCCCAGCAAAATTTTGTCCCAAAATCATTTAATAGGACACTCCCCCTTTGatgtatctatatatataaagacaGCACCCCCTTTAGCGTTATTTGGTTTAGTATTTTGTAAACAAGACAAGACATCATTTCCATGTGAGGTGGATCATCAACATGATGAAACATGAGTGTACTTTTAGCATCTGGAATTCCTCGGTCACCTCCTGAAATGACCAAACTAACCCTCTCGCTTTCTAGGATGTGATCGCACTTTTCGCACTCTAAGTagcgagtgacaatatttttagcTCAAACCCAACGTATgcaaaaaatcatgaaaaaaggagtttgcattctagaaagcgaactcagtttgcaatttgctatctagaaagcgaactctctttttcatgatttttttcatcTAGGGGGCGCAAACGTTAagtttgaatataaaatattgtcaGTCGCTATATAGAGTGCGAACTGAAACACAAACCGTAAATATAACTATACTGAATTGTTAATTTATTCGATATGACCAACTTTACATTTATACTTGCAATAGACATGTATCAAGGCTAGAAGAGTTGATAAGTTTGtcagaaaatagaa encodes:
- the LOC123921339 gene encoding heterogeneous nuclear ribonucleoprotein 1-like — protein: MEERKLVVLGIPWDVDTDGLKEYMSKFGELEDCIVMKERSTGRSRGFGYVTFASLDDAKSVLSSEHSLGNRTLEVKVATPKEEMRAPVKKVTRIFVARIAPSVTEETFRSHFEKYGEITDLYMPKDRGSKTHRGIGFITFASADSVENLMKETHELGGSDVVVDRATPKEDDFKPIGRTRTTQGGYGAYNPYSSAPTRYAALGAPTMYDHPGSIYGRSEPVRGMSKKIFVGRLPPEATTEDLRLYFGRFGHIIDAYIPRDVKRSGHRGFGFVTFADEGVADRVSRRSHEICGHQVAIDSAAPLDEAGPSGNTMLNSMDTLRGYGGPVRPYFDQSPVRPPYGRMYDNLDFDDWSYGVASRRPSRADWRYRPY
- the LOC123921338 gene encoding uncharacterized protein LOC123921338, whose translation is MELSNSLGDIKKDSSASVSASVSSNMGSFPSPGAPYYRDRTRRYENNKGWSSERVSKHAGSNNSSRRHTMSGLTPFSGGRTMPSKWDEAERWICSPVSASYTDSRRTSHTQQHQQRRPKSISGPIVPPPGMALYSNYSPSGTQLRQGFVVRNLMVSSPFSTGVLAPVAVSVHHYDDDDPHGTVFGYDIDHGIQYSSPVLNQNGVRNSSMSTGHMCSESDLLCDPSSPTSQDEEYDGMNNEETEMSLVPRCDKGTQMSPTETENDADLSPKSAATLAIYQEYCHYPKLEVRDVEVDSQATVTRGSKRHGAKVTKNVPMHRTEMRESGVDAQVSCWDIEESTLDTSKLQREEAKIIAWENLQKAKAEAEIRKLEMKLEKKRSSTMDKILKKLRRAQLKAESMRSITPVQQDHQASKICKVFSFPKYAQIRSLGSCFTSHSHVHA